A window from Canis aureus isolate CA01 chromosome 23, VMU_Caureus_v.1.0, whole genome shotgun sequence encodes these proteins:
- the NLRP10 gene encoding NACHT, LRR and PYD domains-containing protein 10, translated as MALTRNPREALLWALSDLEEKNFKLFKFHLRDRSLLEGRLQLARGELEGLSPVDLASRLISLYGALEAVKVVVRVLRVMNLLEPVDQLSHICLNDYREIYREHVRCCLEERQEESICGSHSQLLLVATSSPGSPESSACPVLEQELDSVLVETLFDPGEKSYQAPPTVVLQGSAGTGKTTLARKMVLDWATGTLYPGRFDYVFYVSCREVVLLQEGVLDQLLFWCCGDNQAPVREMLREAERLLFILDGFDELQRPFVRGLKSLRLSPMEKVLHCLIRREVLSTCSLLITTRPLALQNLNPLLKQSHHIHILGFSEDERRRYFSSYFMDEEQARNAFDIVRGNDVLYKSCQIPGICWVICSWIKEQMEKGREISETPSNGTDIFMAYVSTFLPPSDNEGCSKLTRHRVLKGLCSLAAEGIQHQRFMFEEADLRKHNLDGTRLAAFLSSMDYQEGLDIKKFYIFRHISFQEFFHAMSYLVKEDQSQLGKESRKEVKRILDEERQAENEEMTLSMHFLLDILKKETSSNFELKFSLKISPLVKQDLKHFKEQMKSIKHKGAWDLEFSLNQSKIRNLVKGVQISDVSLKMQRSNKKKPHDGNSFSVKTSLINRWKEKEKCPFVDEDNIEKTQMEASNGKGRKMEKQEMLRVGAVGREVEEWDSRAEGSGRLECQGQEDGGRQSVKKMER; from the exons ATGGCCCTGACTCGCAACCCCCGGGAGGCATTGCTCTGGGCCTTGAGTGACCTTGAGGAGAAAAACTTCAAGCTATTCAAGTTTCACTTACGGGACAGAAGCCTGCTTGAGGGGCGGCTGCAGCTGGCGCGTGGGGAACTGGAGGGCCTGAGCCCGGTGGACCTGGCTTCTCGGCTGATTTCACTCTATGGAGCACTGGAGGCTGTGAAGGTGGTGGTCAGGGTTCTGAGGGTCATGAACCTGTTGGAACCAGTGGACCAGCTCAGCCACATTTGTCTGAACG ATTATAGAGAAATATATCGAGAGCATGTGCGCTGCTGCCTAGAGGAGAGGCAAGAGGAGTCAATCTGCGGCAGCCACAGTCAACTGCTTCTGGTGGCCACTTCTAGCCCAGGGAGCCCAGAATCATCTGCCTGCCCTGTCTTGGAGCAGGAATTGGACTCTGTCTTGGTGGAGACTCTGTTTGATCCAGGAGAAAAGTCCTACCAAGCCCCACCCACAGTGGTGCTACAGGGGTCCGCTGGAACCGGAAAGACAACACTGGCCAGAAAAATGGTGCTGGACTGGGCCACTGGTACCCTGTACCCAGGCCGGTTTGATTATGTCTTTTATGTCAGCTGCAGAGAAGTGGTCCTGTTGCAGGAGGGCGTACTGGACCAGCTTCTCTTCTGGTGTTGTGGGGACAACCAAGCACCTGTCAGAGAGATGCTGAGGGAGGCTGAGCGACTGCTGTTCATCCTGGATGGCTTTGATGAACTGCAGAGACCCTTTGTAAGGGGCTTGAAGAGTCTGAGGCTGAGCCCCATGGAGAAAGTGCTGCACTGTCTAATTAGAAGAGAAGTGCTTTCCACATGTTCACTTCTTATCACCACCCGGCCCTTGGCTTTGCAGAATTTGAATCCCTTGCTGAAACAATCACACCATATTCACATCCTTGGCTTCTCTGAGGATGAGCGGAGGAGGTATTTCAGCTCCTATTTCATGGATGAAGAGCAAGCCAGAAATGCCTTTGACATTGTACGAGGAAATGACGTTCTCTACAAATCATGTCAAATTCCAGGCATTTGCTGGGTGATCTGCTCCTGGATCAaggagcagatggagaagggcagagagatcTCAGAGACTCCCAGTAATGGCACAGACATCTTCATGGCCTATGTCTCCACCTTCCTGCCCCCCAGTGACAATGAAGGCTGCTCCAAGCTTACTCGGCACAGGGTCCTGAAAGGTCTGTGCTCCTTAGCAGCTGAGGGGATCCAGCACCAGAGGTTCATGTTTGAAGAAGCTGACCTCAGGAAGCACAATTTAGATGGGACCAGACTTGCTGCTTTTCTGAGTAGCATGGATTACCAAGAGGGACTTGACATCAAGAAGTTCTATATCTTTCGCCACATTAGCTTCCAGGAGTTTTTTCATGCCATGTCCTACCTGGTGaaagaggaccagagtcagctgGGGAAAGAGTCCCGCAAAGAAGTGAAGAGGATTCTGGatgaagaaaggcaggcagagaatGAGGAGATGACTCTCAGTATGCATTTTTTATTGGACATATTGAAAAAAGAGACCTCCTCGAACTTCGAGCTAAAGTTCTCCCTCAAAATTTCTCCCTTGGTAAAGCAGGATCTGAagcattttaaagaacaaatgaaatctATAAAGCATAAAGGGGCCTGGGATTTGGAATTCTCCCTAAATCAGTCTAAAATAAGGAATCTGGTAAAAGGTGTTCAGATAAGTGATGTATCGCTTAAGATGCAACgttcaaataaaaagaaaccccatGACGGGAACTCATTTTCTGTCAAAACCAGCTTGATTAATagatggaaagagaaggaaaaatgtccTTTTGTGGACGAAGATAATATAGAAAAGACACAAATGGAGGCTTCTAatggaaaaggcagaaaaatggagaaacaaGAGATGCTGAGGGTAGGAGCAGTAGGACGGGAAGTGGAGGAATGGGACAGTAGAGCTGAAGGGTCAGGAAGGTTGGAGTGTCAGGGACAGGAAGATGGGGGAAGACAGAGtgtaaaaaaaatggagagatga
- the LOC144295270 gene encoding olfactory receptor 10A3-like, producing the protein MKRQNQSSVVEFILLGFSNFPELQEQLLGVFLAVYLVTLMGNAIIIVIICLEQSLHVPMYLFLQNLSVVDMSFSAVIMPEMLVVLTREKTSISFVSCFAQMYFILFFGGTECFLLGTMAYDRFVAICHPLSYPMIMNKRVFMKLVMFSWVSGIMVATVQTTWVFSFPFCGPNEINHLFCETPPVLELACADTFLFEIYAFTGTILIVMVPFVLILLSYIRILFAILRMPSATGRQKAFSTCASHLTSVTLFYGTASMTYLQPKSGYSPETKKLMSLAYTSLTPLLNPLIYSLRNSEMKKALMKLWRRRVDSHTF; encoded by the coding sequence atgaaaaggcaaaatcaAAGCTCTGTGGTTGAATTCATCCTCTTGGGCTTTTCTAACTTTCCTGAACTCCAAGAGCAGCTCCTTGGGGTTTTCCTGGCtgtttacctggtgactctgatgggAAATGCCATCATTATAGTCATCATCTGCTTGGAACAGAGCCTCCACGTGCCCATGTATCTGTTCCTCCAGAACCTGTCTGTGGTGGACATGAGTTTCAGCGCAGTCATTATGCCTGAAATGCTGGTGGTCCTCACCAGGGAGAAAACGTCCATTTCATTTGTGAGCTGTTTTGCACAGATGtatttcatccttttctttggTGGCACTGAATGTTTTCTCCTGGGGACGATGGCTTATGACCGATTTGTTGCAATCTGTCACCCTCTGAGCTACCCAATGATTATGAACAAAAGGGTTTTCATGAAATTAGTAATGTTCTCATGGGTCTCAGGGATCATGGTGGCTACTGTGCAGACCACATgggttttcagttttcctttttgtgGTCCCAACGAAATCAATCATCTCTTCTGTGAGACTCCCCCAGTGCTAGAACTTGCATGTGCAGACACGTTTCTGTTTGAAATCTATGCATTCACTGGCACCATTTTGATTGTCATGGTTCCTTTTGTGTTGATACTCCTGTCTTATATTCGGATTCTCTTTGCCATCCTGAGGATGCCATCAGCCACGGGGAGGCAAAAGGCCTTTTCCACTTGTGCCTCCCATCTCACGTCTGTGACCCTCTTCTATGGCACAGCCAGTATGACTTATTTACAACCCAAATCTGGCTACTCCCCAGAAACTAAGAAACTCATGTCATTGGCTTACACATCACTTACACCTCTGCTGAATCCACTGATCTACAGTTTGAGAAACAGTGAGATGAAAAAAGCTTTGATGAAACTATGGCGAAGAAGAGTGGATTCACACACATTCTGA